The genomic region agaagacagagagagcgttgggaagggatagaagacagagagagagcattgggagggatagaagacagagagagagcgttgggaagggatagaagacagagagagagcattgggaagggatagaagacagagagagagcattgggagggatagaagacagagagagcgttgggaagggatagaagacggagagagagcattgggaagggatagaagacagagagagcgttGGGAAGGGATCGAAGACAGAGAGAGCGTTGGgaagggatagaagacagagagagcattgggaagggatagaagacagagagagcattgggaagggatcgaagacagagagagagcattgggagggatagaagacagagagagagcgttgggaagggatagaagacagagagagagcgttgggaagggatagaagacagagagagcattgggagggatagaagacagagagagagcattgggaagggatagaagacagagagagagcgttgGGAAGGGATCGAAGACAGAGAGAGCGTTGGgaagggatagaagacagagagagcattgggaagggatagaagacagagagagagcattgggagggatagaagacagagagagagcgttgggaagggatagaagacagagagagagcgttgggaagggatagaagacagagagagcattgggagggatagaagacagagagagagcattgggaagggatagaagacagagagagcgttGGGAAGGGATCGAAGACAGAGAGAGCGTTGGGAGGGAtcgaagacagagagagagcattgggagGGATAGAAGACAGAGGAGGGTTGGgaagggatagaagacagagagagcattgggaagggatagaagacagagagagagcattgggaagggatagaagacagagagagcattgggaagggatagaagacagagagagagcattgggaagggatagaagacagagagagcattgggaagggatagaagacagagagagcattgggaagggatagaagacagagagagagcattgggagGGATAGAAGACAGAAAGTGAAAGAACAAAGCATGAACAACATGCTTTGTTCATTCACTATAACCTGCCTTATACAATGTAAAAGGCTTGGAGACTGTGGTCAATTTTTTCCTCTTTCCTCTACACAATGAGCAAACCATATCATATAACACCAAGACGTGATGTCTGGTAACAATGTCTGTGAGAAGGACAGATCGTTGTACGGAGGGCAATGCAATTACAAAATGGTACCCTGTTCAGAGTTCCCATCTATTTAAAATGTTCTGGTAAGTTTGCTCCCAGCTGGCTtcccaaaataaaaaaataaaaaatgacaaaTATGTTTGTTCCCAGCTGTGTCCGAGTGAGAGGAGAATCATCCTTCATGTGTAAAGCTCTAAACATCCCTTACCACAGCTTTATTACCAACTTACAACTAGTAAACATATTCCTAGTGAGCATGACCAGCATACTAGTTAGTAAACATATCCCTACTGAGCAGCATACTAGTTAGTAAACATATCCCTACTGAGCAGCATACTAGTTAGTAAACAATTCCCTACTGAGCAGCATACTAGTTAGTAAACATATCCCTACTGAGCAGCATACTAGTTAGTAAACATATCCCTACTGAGCAGCATACTAGTTAGTAAACATATTCCTAGTGAGCATGACCAGCATACTAGTTAGTAAACATATCCCTACTGAGCAGCATACTAGTTAGTAAACAATTCCCTACTGAGCAGCATACTAGTTAGTAAACATATCCCTACTGAGCAGCATACTAGTTAGTAAACATATTCCTAGTGAGCAGCATACTAGTTAGTAAACATATTCCTAGTGAGCATGACCAGCATACTAGTTAGTAAACATATCCCTAGTGAGCATGACCAGCATACTAGTTAGTAAACATATTCCTACTGAGCATGACCAGCATACTTGCCATGCCTCCCTGGTAACAAAGCCATCATTCCTCCATCCCAATGAGATGGGGAGATTACTAATTCACATGTAAATGTAATGCAACTACTCTTCTTTATTCCCTTCAGCCATGGATTTATTCCCTGTGCCATGGATTTGCAGTGTGTGGTAGTTTGGTCCCGCCAGAGCCCAGTTCCCTGTAGTTTCCTCTTACCATCCAGCTCTAGACAGATGTGCTGCAGACTCATCCCTCTGAAGAGGACCCCCTCCTTTTCCCCATAGATCACCACCCTGCCCACACGGCCCATCAGCGCCGGGTCTCGGCCTATTGTGGCGCAGCTCTGGGTCACGTGGTACTCCCTCTGCAGGAATTCTTCCAGGCGCTTGGCGGCAGCCCCGCCCGGCTGGCCCTGCCCCTCGCCTTCCTCCAGGAGCAGTAGCTGGGTGAGAATGGCTACCTGCTGGCGCGCCCGTGTCTGGGTCAACGCCCGGGGGTTCTTGGCGCCGCTGGCCCGCGCCAGGTTGCGCAGTAGGTCGGTGCCCCGGAGCGGCGTGGCGGGCGAATGGAAGGGCCGGGAGAAGACGTAGGGGCTGTGGGGGTCGACGCCCACGTTGGAGGAGGTCTGAAGGAGCAGCTCCAGGCAGGACTCGCAGTGCGGGGGCAGGATGAGGGGCTGGATGCGCCCCCTCTTGCCCAGCACACCTGCCCGGGGGAGGTGGCAGAGCACCTGATGCTCGAAGGGGGAGAGGATGGCCTCCATGCCTGTCGGGGGGGTGTTGGCCGTGTTAGCCTGGGTCAGAGTGGGGCTTGGGGGGGTGGTGCGGTTGTGGTAGTCCTGGGTGGTGAGCTTGGCCACTTCACACTCTCGGTGGCGGTTGTAGAGGATGAGCAGCGCCAGGCTGGAATGGCAGAGGAGGCGCCAGGCCTCAGCCGAACtgggagagcgagtgagagacaaGAAGGAAGAGTGCTGCTGCCGGCTCAGGTAGAGCACCAggcaggagagggaagagaggagagggggcatgTGGTGTCTGTGGGAgctagaaaaagagagagaaagagagagagcgacacagaggaagagagggagggagggagagagtaaaaaataaaaaataaatgtcaaaATGTAATATTTGAAAGCAATCTTTTTTCGTTTCCTGTTGAAAATCAATATCCCACGTATACACTTAaggaccaattttttttttttgcagaatcAAACTATTTTGACAACTGCAAACTTCATTGATTAGGCCATTCAAGTAGTTGGTCTGATGTCATCGCCCCCCCCGGTTGAGAACAATAGAGGAGAAGTAGAGTACATAAGAGGAAGCCCCACCCACTTGTGCCATGTCATGAGGATACCTGGACCACCCATTGACATGTGCCTTTTATTAAGTAAATCAGGTGATGAAGAAGCTGAAAAGAAGACCGCTGAACATTTCTTCATCACACATCTCCATTATAATATTGATAGAACGGCAAAATATGCATTTCAATTCAGAACTTCACATGTAACATTTAATTTAGGCCCAACATCTCTTTCCAATGTAGCAGAACCATATTAACCATCATACCTAGCCAGCTGTGTACTCCAGTCCCCAGGACTCTCTACGGTCCCCGCTCCACTCAGCTCCTCATCCAGCTCTTCTTCCTCCGGCTTGGGGGTAGGAGGTGGAGGTATCTCTTCCTCTTTGCTCCTGATGGACTCCTCCGCTTTCTGctgctcctccttctctctcttcggCTTGCGGCCCCTCCTGGGTGGCGTGGATGTGGGAGGACTTTTCACCGGGGCCACTGCAGGGGCGGAGCCTGGCTTGGGCGTCTGAACCGATACGTTGGAGGCTTTTTTGGCCGCGGCCGACTGAGAGGCCGAGGGTGGGGAGAGCGAGAGTGAAAAGGAGACCGCCCCCGAGGAACTTCGAGCGGCCAccgcatccctctctctctccctggagaaaagagggggaggggcgggagtagaggaagaggagggctgGGGGGAGGCGAAGATGTGGCCGTgcgaggaggaggtagaggaggaagggtGTGTGTGGAGTGCGGATAGCTCCATGGCAGCCCTGACCTCCGGCTGGTTGGCATGGTGTTTCTCCAGGTGGCGTGCCAGAGAGCGGTAGTGGCGGCCGCAGTAGGGGCAGTGCTGCCGTCGGCTGACAGTGGCCCCACTGGAGCTGCCAATGTttatgttgatgttgttgttgatgttggtgGTGGGGGGCGCCAGTGGGGTGACGGGCTGAGACGGGGTCTGGGCCACGGTTGGGGTCGAGGTCGAGGAGGCAGCCAGCCGGGAGAAGGAGGATGAGCAGGGGCGCCCGGGTCCGGCCCTGGGGGTGGCGACACTCTTCTTCTTGGCGGTGACGGGGGGGGTGGCTATTTTGCGCTTCTTTCGGCGGCGGAGCATGCGGCCCCTcaactcctccatctcttcttcttCGTCGTCATCgtcgtcttcctcctcctcctctcggtCCGAATCGCTGGGCTCAGTGTGGGTTagcggggaggaggagggggagagggaccaGGAGGGGGTGAGGTAGTCGGAGAGAGACAGCGGGTGGGGGCCAGGCTCTTCATCCTGTTCGGAGACAAATCCCAAAACATAACAAATGAGCAACTTTATAAATCCGCACAGTAACCAATAGAAAAACATGAAGCTGAGGTCACAATCAAATATGGAGCCCAACCAATCACAATCGTTACTTGGACAGAACAAGGAAAGAACACAACTAGCAACTAGTAGTAATGCCAGAACAACGGCAATTTTGCTGTGTATGAGGTTTCTGTTGGTCAGACGTCATGACCTCTGACAACACTCATTCACGGAGGAAATGTAAGAATAGCCGAAATGGGTTTGCAACGAGGCAAGCTGGCGACGTAATCAGAGTCATTAGTTACCATGGCGTTCTCTCCCCAGTCCATCAGGCTGTAGTCCACTGTGATCTCCTCCCCTTTGGCGATGTCTCGAATCGCTATGACGACCAGCCGCACCTGACTCCCGCAGTGCACCTCTCGGATCCTACAGTTGGGCGGGGGGTGGAAGAGCACTGGCCCCCGGACCCCACTCGCCCCCTCCTCGCCCAGCTCCGACACACTGGACGGAGGAACAAAGTAAAGTCACACACCATCCACTGGAGACACAGCCTTTTGCTCCAGCCTAGCTACCACACCCGATTTCACCGACCAAGGGTCTTGGTGAGGTGTGTTAGCACCGGGCTTGAACAAAAGCCTGCCCTCCCAAGACTTGGTGACCACTGCAATAGGTAAGGTTGACCCATACACTGCAGTCTCAATGCAACTACAGACATTTGATTGATTTCTCTAAGACATGTCTGTCATTGGTTGTCTATTCCATGATCCTACGGTCTCTCGCTCACCAGAGCTGGGAGGGGTCGGCGAGGTAATAAGGGCTTCCGGTTGGAGGCAGTCTGTCCTCCGCTCCGTCCGGGTACTGTCCATCACCTGGGAGAGTCAGAAACAAGTAAGAACAGCAGAACACTTTCAACACACTACTTGACACATGATAGGGCTGTAGGACGGAATAGATAACCGTATAATGATCTGCATGTCATTTTTGGCAGTGAGGGGGAGAACACTGCATAACACCATCTTtactcatttctctctctctcacacacaaacaaacaccagTATCCCT from Oncorhynchus kisutch isolate 150728-3 linkage group LG9, Okis_V2, whole genome shotgun sequence harbors:
- the LOC109876314 gene encoding uncharacterized protein LOC109876314, yielding MAENVRSPFEYREPPTLDSDGDGSKPPLPPRGRGCVRKRKGTPVKVCDRAYVTEDEEEEEEESLSEHSYSPGDGQYPDGAEDRLPPTGSPYYLADPSQLCVSELGEEGASGVRGPVLFHPPPNCRIREVHCGSQVRLVVIAIRDIAKGEEITVDYSLMDWGENAMDEEPGPHPLSLSDYLTPSWSLSPSSSPLTHTEPSDSDREEEEEDDDDDEEEEMEELRGRMLRRRKKRKIATPPVTAKKKSVATPRAGPGRPCSSSFSRLAASSTSTPTVAQTPSQPVTPLAPPTTNINNNININIGSSSGATVSRRQHCPYCGRHYRSLARHLEKHHANQPEVRAAMELSALHTHPSSSTSSSHGHIFASPQPSSSSTPAPPPLFSRERERDAVAARSSSGAVSFSLSLSPPSASQSAAAKKASNVSVQTPKPGSAPAVAPVKSPPTSTPPRRGRKPKREKEEQQKAEESIRSKEEEIPPPPTPKPEEEELDEELSGAGTVESPGDWSTQLASSHRHHMPPLLSSLSCLVLYLSRQQHSSFLSLTRSPSSAEAWRLLCHSSLALLILYNRHRECEVAKLTTQDYHNRTTPPSPTLTQANTANTPPTGMEAILSPFEHQVLCHLPRAGVLGKRGRIQPLILPPHCESCLELLLQTSSNVGVDPHSPYVFSRPFHSPATPLRGTDLLRNLARASGAKNPRALTQTRARQQVAILTQLLLLEEGEGQGQPGGAAAKRLEEFLQREYHVTQSCATIGRDPALMGRVGRVVIYGEKEGVLFRGMSLQHICLELDVMSGNSADSFSDDSDVEAEKVKEKVKEKVKEKVEEKEKVGEVKKQPGQPPSKNKAPAPSPVNPSLPGAHKRRIIQPKSGKRGVLKRPWSEAERIAVETHLKRNIMEQRVPAKADCERCLQLCPLLVSNQRDWRAIKFYCHNRIQLLKKQGRRERAGNSVR